In a single window of the Bradyrhizobium sp. ORS 285 genome:
- a CDS encoding caspase family protein, whose translation MSWSVRLGGYILAAALLVVGHPVLAEKRVALVIGNSAYQNVPQLTNPANDGAVMTQTFKNAGFDVVDYRRDLTARETRRALRDFADSARDADIAVVYYAGHGMEVEGSNYLIPIDARLERDTDVYDETLSLDRILVAVEPAKKLRLVILDACRDNPFTRNMQRTVATRSLGRGLAKVEPTSPNTLIAYSAKAGSTAQDGDGNNSPFTLALSRHIATPGLDVRKAFGFVRDEVLKSTSNRQEPFVYGSLGGEDVPLVPGVPRVVTQMPVTPPPANPQADIRRDYELAMQVGNKGALNAFLAQYPDGFYASLAKLQLEKLAAEENRAAAAEKARVTEAERARLAAEGARKDTLAKAEAEAKAAEQARLAAEKANQLAQQQAAEAERKRQEQQLAAADNPRAATSPAAAPQQGPQVASLTPASQPADLTKSVQLELRRVGCLTEDADGDWGSASRRSLSQFNRYAGTKLDTQAASADALAAIKLKQARVCPLVCQHGYKSDGDRCTRIVCAEGSFVNDDNECEKRREKKPVAKRDTSDDEDPPSRRRGARAAPEPNMPMPAPNVGVGVGIGVGGGGLGVGIGVAPSFTAPKPQAQARPKPSSGQIYCDAYLCRPVRQGCRLEYRGGGGPGVNATAEVCN comes from the coding sequence ATGTCGTGGTCGGTTCGATTGGGCGGTTACATCCTGGCGGCAGCGCTGCTGGTGGTCGGCCATCCCGTGCTTGCCGAGAAGAGGGTGGCGCTGGTCATCGGCAATTCCGCCTATCAGAACGTGCCGCAGCTGACCAACCCCGCCAATGACGGCGCGGTGATGACCCAGACCTTCAAGAATGCCGGCTTCGATGTCGTCGACTATCGGCGAGATCTCACCGCGCGGGAGACGCGACGGGCGCTGCGCGATTTCGCCGACTCCGCCCGCGATGCCGACATCGCCGTGGTCTATTATGCCGGCCACGGCATGGAGGTCGAAGGCTCGAATTACCTGATCCCGATCGATGCCCGGCTCGAGCGCGACACCGACGTCTATGACGAGACGCTGTCGCTCGACCGCATCCTGGTCGCCGTCGAGCCGGCCAAGAAGCTGCGGCTCGTCATCCTCGATGCCTGCCGCGACAACCCCTTCACCCGCAACATGCAGCGGACGGTGGCGACCCGCAGCCTCGGCCGCGGCCTTGCCAAGGTCGAGCCAACCAGCCCGAACACGCTGATCGCCTATTCGGCGAAGGCCGGCTCCACGGCGCAGGACGGTGACGGCAACAATTCCCCGTTCACCTTGGCGCTGTCGCGCCACATCGCAACGCCCGGCCTGGATGTCCGCAAGGCATTCGGCTTCGTCCGCGACGAGGTGCTGAAATCGACCAGCAATCGCCAGGAGCCGTTCGTGTATGGCTCGCTCGGCGGCGAGGATGTGCCGCTGGTGCCCGGCGTGCCGCGCGTGGTCACGCAGATGCCGGTCACCCCGCCGCCCGCCAATCCGCAGGCTGACATCCGCCGCGACTATGAGCTCGCGATGCAGGTCGGCAACAAGGGCGCGCTGAACGCCTTCCTGGCGCAGTACCCGGATGGCTTCTATGCGAGCCTCGCCAAGCTGCAGCTCGAAAAGCTCGCGGCCGAGGAGAACCGCGCCGCCGCAGCCGAGAAGGCGCGCGTGACGGAGGCCGAGCGGGCCCGTCTTGCCGCGGAAGGCGCGCGCAAGGATACGCTCGCCAAGGCGGAAGCCGAAGCCAAGGCCGCCGAGCAGGCGCGTCTTGCGGCCGAGAAGGCCAATCAGTTGGCGCAGCAGCAGGCGGCGGAAGCGGAGCGGAAACGCCAGGAGCAGCAGCTCGCGGCGGCTGACAATCCGCGTGCCGCCACGTCTCCGGCGGCAGCTCCGCAGCAGGGGCCGCAGGTCGCGTCGCTGACGCCGGCGTCCCAGCCCGCCGATCTCACCAAGTCCGTGCAGCTCGAATTGCGCCGCGTCGGCTGCCTCACCGAGGATGCCGATGGCGATTGGGGCTCGGCCTCGCGCCGCTCGCTGTCGCAGTTCAACCGCTATGCCGGCACCAAGCTGGACACCCAGGCCGCCTCGGCCGATGCGCTTGCTGCGATCAAGCTCAAGCAGGCGCGCGTCTGTCCGCTTGTCTGCCAGCACGGCTACAAATCCGACGGCGACCGCTGCACCCGCATCGTCTGTGCCGAGGGCTCGTTCGTGAACGACGACAATGAGTGCGAGAAGCGGCGCGAGAAGAAGCCCGTCGCCAAGCGCGACACCAGCGACGACGAGGATCCGCCGTCGCGCCGCCGCGGCGCTCGTGCGGCGCCCGAGCCGAACATGCCGATGCCGGCGCCGAATGTCGGCGTTGGCGTCGGGATCGGTGTCGGCGGCGGCGGCCTCGGTGTCGGCATCGGAGTGGCGCCGAGCTTTACCGCTCCGAAGCCCCAGGCGCAGGCACGTCCAAAACCGTCGTCGGGCCAGATTTATTGCGACGCCTATCTCTGCCGTCCTGTCCGGCAGGGCTGCCGGCTCGAATATCGCGGCGGCGGCGGCCCCGGCGTCAACGCCACCGCCGAGGTGTGCAATTGA
- a CDS encoding DUF1345 domain-containing protein — MTGLHPDDPVLARFARLPRGLRIIYARPRTFLSLGIAAVSFFLLPSALRLITRLLISWDIFTAIYLVLVAVMMLRSEHQHIRRKAVMQDDGRFVILLVTALGAFASIAAIVFELGASKRDAPALTLSLLTVSLSWVAVHATFALHYAHDYYRGAKPGGLQFPSGDKDEHADYWDFVYFSFIIGMTAQVSDVGITDKVIRRTATVHGIISFVYNTALVALMVNIAASAISS; from the coding sequence TTGACGGGACTTCATCCTGACGATCCGGTGCTGGCGCGCTTCGCGCGCCTGCCGCGTGGATTGCGCATCATCTATGCGCGCCCGCGCACCTTCCTCTCGCTGGGCATCGCGGCCGTCTCGTTCTTTCTGCTTCCGTCCGCATTGCGGCTGATCACGCGATTGCTGATCAGCTGGGACATCTTCACCGCGATCTATCTCGTGCTGGTCGCGGTGATGATGCTGCGCAGCGAGCATCAGCACATCCGCCGCAAGGCCGTCATGCAGGACGACGGCCGCTTCGTGATCCTGCTGGTCACCGCGCTCGGCGCCTTCGCCAGCATCGCCGCCATCGTGTTCGAGCTCGGCGCCTCCAAGCGCGACGCCCCGGCGCTGACGCTTTCGCTGCTGACCGTCTCGCTGTCCTGGGTCGCGGTGCATGCGACCTTCGCCCTACACTACGCCCATGACTACTATCGCGGCGCCAAGCCGGGCGGCCTGCAATTCCCGAGCGGCGACAAGGACGAGCACGCCGACTACTGGGACTTCGTCTACTTCTCCTTCATCATCGGCATGACCGCCCAGGTCTCCGATGTCGGGATCACCGACAAGGTGATCCGCCGTACCGCGACCGTCCACGGCATCATCTCGTTCGTCTACAACACCGCCCTCGTCGCGCTGATGGTCAACATCGCCGCCAGCGCGATCTCGTCCTAG
- a CDS encoding polyprenyl synthetase family protein translates to MTATATDFTQRLDKTAEETEALLGELLSDAPMADEIARPKRLIESMRYSSLGGGKRLRPFLVVESAAVFGVPRRGALMAGAALECIHCYSLIHDDLPAMDNSDLRRGRPTLHKAYDDATAILAGDALLTIAFDIITRDEIHPDAGVRLALTRALARCAGVGGMAGGQILDLAGEGRFGDRDPVDVARVQQMKTGALLRFGCIAGALLGQASPAEYQALDDYGRALGEAFQIADDLLDVEGDAATLGKPAGADAELGKTTFVTQLGIEGAKQRVRDLLARGDAALSIFGAKGDVLRAAAHFVAERKS, encoded by the coding sequence ATGACCGCGACGGCCACCGACTTCACCCAACGCCTGGACAAGACCGCGGAGGAGACCGAAGCGCTGCTCGGCGAGCTGCTGTCGGATGCGCCGATGGCGGACGAGATCGCCCGTCCGAAGCGGCTGATCGAGTCGATGCGCTATTCCAGCCTCGGCGGCGGCAAGCGGCTGCGCCCGTTCCTGGTGGTCGAGAGCGCCGCCGTGTTCGGCGTGCCCCGCCGCGGCGCGCTGATGGCCGGCGCGGCGCTCGAATGCATCCACTGCTATTCCCTGATCCATGACGACCTGCCGGCGATGGACAATTCCGATCTGCGCCGCGGACGTCCGACCCTGCACAAGGCCTATGACGACGCCACCGCGATCCTCGCCGGCGACGCGCTGCTGACCATCGCCTTCGACATCATCACCCGCGACGAGATCCACCCCGACGCCGGCGTCCGCTTGGCGCTGACCCGGGCGCTCGCCCGTTGCGCCGGTGTCGGCGGCATGGCCGGCGGCCAGATCCTCGACCTCGCCGGCGAGGGCCGGTTCGGCGATCGCGATCCGGTCGACGTCGCCCGTGTGCAGCAGATGAAGACCGGCGCCCTGCTCCGCTTCGGCTGCATTGCCGGCGCCCTGCTCGGCCAGGCCTCGCCGGCCGAGTACCAGGCGCTCGACGATTACGGCCGCGCGCTCGGCGAGGCCTTCCAGATCGCCGACGACCTGCTCGACGTCGAGGGCGATGCCGCCACGCTCGGCAAGCCGGCCGGCGCCGACGCCGAGCTCGGCAAGACCACTTTCGTCACCCAACTCGGCATCGAGGGCGCCAAGCAGCGCGTCCGCGACCTGCTCGCGCGTGGCGACGCCGCGCTGTCGATCTTCGGCGCCAAGGGCGACGTGCTGCGCGCGGCCGCGCATTTCGTCGCCGAGCGCAAGAGCTGA
- the mtgA gene encoding monofunctional biosynthetic peptidoglycan transglycosylase encodes MRTVRTILLVVVLVLLVPYVLTPFYAGGHPVSTLMLWRTVTGQPMERRWIDLAAMSPYLPRSVVAAEDAKFCSHHGIDWSALREVMDDAEDGDVSRGGSTITQQVAKNLFLWQGRSYVRKALELPLALWIDLVLTKRRILEIYLNIAELGPSGQFGVEAGANYAFNRSAAGLGPREAALMASILPNPVRRSARTPGPGVRRLSATYMVRAQASALQTCWGDRR; translated from the coding sequence TTGCGTACCGTCCGAACCATCCTCCTGGTCGTCGTGCTGGTGCTGCTGGTACCGTACGTTCTGACGCCGTTCTATGCCGGCGGTCACCCAGTCTCGACCCTGATGCTGTGGCGGACGGTCACCGGCCAGCCGATGGAGCGGCGCTGGATCGACCTGGCCGCGATGTCGCCGTATCTGCCGCGCTCGGTGGTGGCGGCCGAGGATGCCAAATTCTGCAGCCATCACGGCATCGACTGGAGCGCGCTGCGCGAGGTCATGGATGACGCCGAGGACGGCGACGTCAGCCGCGGCGGCTCGACGATCACCCAGCAGGTCGCCAAGAACCTGTTCCTGTGGCAGGGCCGCAGCTATGTCCGAAAGGCCCTCGAGCTGCCGCTGGCGTTGTGGATCGACCTCGTGCTGACCAAACGACGCATCCTGGAGATCTATCTCAACATCGCCGAGCTCGGCCCGTCCGGCCAGTTTGGAGTGGAAGCGGGAGCGAATTACGCCTTCAACCGTTCGGCCGCGGGCTTGGGCCCACGCGAGGCGGCCCTGATGGCCTCGATCCTGCCGAATCCGGTCCGGCGCAGCGCCCGGACGCCGGGGCCCGGGGTGCGGCGGCTGTCGGCCACGTATATGGTCCGCGCGCAGGCGTCCGCGCTTCAGACCTGTTGGGGCGATCGACGGTGA
- the rpmF gene encoding 50S ribosomal protein L32: MAVPRRKTSPSRRGMRRSADAIKKPTYVEDKDSGELRRPHHLDLKTGMYKGRQVLKKKDA; this comes from the coding sequence ATGGCCGTCCCCAGAAGAAAAACTTCGCCGTCGCGCCGCGGCATGCGCCGCTCGGCTGACGCGATCAAGAAGCCGACCTATGTCGAGGACAAGGACTCCGGTGAGCTGCGTCGTCCGCACCACCTGGACCTGAAGACCGGCATGTACAAGGGCCGCCAGGTCCTGAAGAAGAAAGACGCCTGA